CCAGTCAGCAAACACGACACCCCTGCCACGTGTGGAGGCAGCTATCCTCAGGCTCCCAGTCTCGCAGGGGTGGGGAGACAGGCAGGAGGGCGTTTGATTTCaacatccctcccccccccccaagatcaAGGAGGAGGGGAGAGCTGAGACCTGTAGAGAAACAGCACCCCAGGACAGACAGACTCAGGCGTTCCCAGGCTGCCAGCGGCCCTCTCGTCGGacctcgtctttcattctttggcCCTGTGAACCTCTGGGCCGCCCCCCCCCTCGCCGTGGGCCGCTCACGCGCCTCCCCCTTCCCCCGCAGCGCTGATGCAGCAGGAGGCGGCGCagcgggagctggaggagctgcgGCACGTGAGCTGGCAGCCGCGGTCAGTGCGCGGCTGGCACTTCCCGCAGCTGCTCTGGTACCTGATCTTCCTGCAGCCCATCATCACCGAGGTGCACCTGCGGCGCAAGAACGTGCAGTTCCTCTTCATCCGCTTCAGCGCCTGGCAGTACGCGGGCACCGACAAGCTGTGGGCCGGCCTGGTGACCACGCTGTGCGAGGGCATCCGCCGCCACTACGGCGCGCTGCCCTTCAGCGTGTACTCGGTGATGAGCAACAAGCCGGGCACGTCGCCGGGCTTCTGCCAACGCGAGTGGCACTGCCGGCGCCGCGTGTGCCTGGGGCTGGTGGCGCTGCTGGCGGCGCTCGGCTTGGGCGTGGGCCTGCTCTACCTGTCCCTGGGCGGCCACGCGCTGGGCCACGCGGGCCCCAGCAGCAGCGTGCTCAAGGTCTTCGGCGGCGCGGCCACCACGCTGTCGGGCTCCGGGCTGCTCATGGCCGTGTACTCGGTGGGCAAACACCTGTTCGTCAGCCAGCGCAAGAAGATCGAGCGGCTGGTGTCGCGCGAGAAGTTCGGCAGCCAGCTGGGCTTCATGTGCGAGGTGAAGAAGGAGGTGGAGCTGCTCACGGACTACCTGTGCTTCCTGGAGATCTTCCAGCGGCGCCGGCTGCGCATCGTGCTCGAGGTCACCGGGCTGGACACGTGCTACCCGGAGCGCGTGGTGGGCGTGCTCAACGCCATCAACACGCTGCTGTCCGACAGCCGCGCCCCCTTCATCTTCATCCTGGTGGTGGACCCCAGCATCCTGGCCGCGTGCCTGGAGAACGCCGGCAGCATGAAGGGCACGGCGGACAACGGCTACCTCTTCCTCAACCGCACGGTCACGCTGCCCTTCTCCGTGCCCATTATGGGTCGGCGCACCAAGTTGCAGTTCCTGCACGACGCCGTGCAGAGCCGCGACGACCTGCTCTACCGCGAGATGACGCGCAAGCTGCGGCGGCCGCCGGGCGgggcccagggccagggccagggcgcgGAGGGCGCGGAGGGCACGCAGCTGCTGGCCGTGGGGACGCAGGCGAGCGCGGAGCGCGCGCAGGGCCGCATCGACGCCGAGGCGGCGCGCCGCATCCAGGAGGCGCTGCTGTGCCTGCACGACGAGCGCGACTGCCTGTACGAGTACGTGCCCGACAACGTGGTGTCCATGCGGCGCATCGTCAACACCGTGCCCATCACCGTGCGcctgctgcagcagcagcagcagcagggagacCGCGGCGGCGGCCCCACGCCGCGCCAGGCCGTGGCCTGGGTCGTGCTGGCCAACCAGTGGCCGTGCCGCCTCAGCTGGGTGCTGCAGTGCTTGGAGGACCGGCAGCAGGCTGGGGGCGCGCCCGAGGGCGGCGCGCGCCTCTGGGACGTGTTCTGCGACAACAGTCGCGAGCTGCACACGATGACCAAGGCGCTGCAGAATGTGCTCGACCTGGACGGCGACCCAGAGCTCTTCGAGCGCTTTCTGGACGCCGACTTCCCCTTCACGGTGGCCGAGGCGCAGAGCCTGCTGCGCTGCACCGTCAACCTGGACCACTCCATCCGCCGCCGCATGGGCCTCATCCGGGCTCTCAGCACGCTCAAGCCACCCACCCCGCCCAGCTCCCCGGCCCAGGCGAACCCCCACAGCACCAACGCCGCCGCCACTCATGGGGCGCTCCCTTCTGGCCATCCCAACCAGGCCAGTCGTGCCCCCCATTCGGCCCCTACACACTCGGAGGACGCAGGCCATGCTTCCAGGCGGACTACCAATGCCCACCCGCCCAGGGACTGTGCAAAAGGGGGGAAGCCGAGGCCCATGGCCTGAGCCCCAGCctctcccaccccctcaccaAGTGGACTCGGCCCAAGTGAACCTGGAAGAGTCGTCCAGGCAGCTACAGCAGCAGCTGTCTGCCCAGAATGTGGGCCACGGGGCCCCGCGAGGGCCCCAGGCTCAGGGAGCACTGTCCTCAAGtgaggcctggggtggcagcagccCAGTGAGGCAGAGGCAGTAGCCGGTCAGGACCAGTGAGGAACTCGGGGTTCAAGTGCAATAAATGACAATATGCAAGCTCCACGGGCTGCTCTTTCTGTCCTGGGCCCGCCTGGCCTGGTGAGGAGCTAGGCCTGCCCTGTCCTGCCAAGCCACACCCACTCAACGCTGCTGCCGGGCTGACAGCCCTGGTGGAGTGGTCACGGGGCGGGGCACAGTAGAGGAAATGGGAGAGAGGTGTGCTGGGCTGACTCAGGTGGAGCGCCCAGGCCGCAGGGAATCCgggtccccatccccaccctctgcAGCATTCTAGGGTAATGAGGCAGCTCTGCCAGCCTTGGTCAGTGGGTGGCACGGCCTCCTCCAGAGAACTAACTGTCCAGGCTGCCTGCCCAGCAGGCCGCTCCAAGACCATGGGTTTGTCACTGACCAGACTCGAGATGGGCTGAGACGCTGAGATCAGATGGGTCACCTGGGGGCTGGACTGGGGCTCCATCCACTccatccccctctccccacaggggctGGAGACCTGGGAGCCAACCTGGCATGTCAGGAGTGCTGTCGGGAGAGAAATGCCGTTTtctcagtccctggaagaggtgcACCTTGGTAATGGGAAGCCCCTCATGCCCCCCCAATCCCACAAAAAAATAAGCTCCCATACAGGAAAGACAGGATAGTCCAGAGTCCTCTGTTGACCACAGGGTCCCTGGGAGGTCCGAGCTGACTCACTGGCCCCTACAACATGGCTAGGCTGTCGGGAGGGAGGAGCCTGGCTTACAGGGCACTGTGCCCCCAACCACAGGAAGGAGGCTGTGCACAGCTCCCTGCCTTTCAGCTTCCACCTGTCCAGGCTGTTTCTCTCACACAAAGTCCAGGTGGGAGGTAGAGCTGGCGCCAGGAGGGGGGCATTTTGAACCTGACCAACCTGGGGCCTTGGGTGGCGGTGGGGCTGGAGTCAGGAGCCCCAGCCCCTTCACAAGGGCACAGAgtatttggggtttctgagactagctctagGGCAGTTACAACTATTTCCTAAAGGGCGACACTgccccctagggggcactgggaaAATCCGGGGTGGGGCAGATAGGCGGCAAAACTGACCTCTCCGCTCCAGCCAGGATTATGGGTTCTAGGACTGCTGTGTTGAGTTGTCAGACGGGCAGTGAGTATAGTCTTTGTGACGAGGGGCCGTGAGCAGCTGCTTTGGGAACATAGAGGGCAGCTCTGCGCCCAGGACACAGGAACTTTCGATGGGGCCTGGGGACTGGCTGTCCccgtcactcacacacacacacacacacacacacaaacacgggaACTCTCGATGGGGCCTGGGGACTGGCTGTCCCtgtcacgcacacatacacacacacacacgctgtccccatcagtcacacacacacacacacacacacacgggaactCTCGATGGGGCCTGGGGACTGGCTGTCCCCatcagtctcacacacacacacacactgtccccatcagtctcacacacacacgggaaCTCTCGATGGGGCCTGGGGACTGGCTGTCcccatcagtcacacacacacacacacacacacacacacacacacacgctgtccccatcactcacacacacacacggaagtgATGTGTGCCGCTGGCTCCCAGTGTCTTGCACAAGTCCATGGAAGGCAAGGCCTGGGTCCTCGGTCACAGTGGGGAGCAGGCAGCTGCTACAGGCCTTGACCCTCCCTCCTAGGCAGGAGGTCTGTGGGGACTCATCAGAGGTGTGACGGAAACACCTGTGCTTCTGCGTGGGTCGCCCCCTGTGGAGCATGGTGCCAGTTGCTTCGAATGGACCCCAGCTCACGGGGAACCCGTGTCTCGGCAGCCTCTCCCTCATAGGGTAGGGTGTGCAAAGGGGTGACCTGGAAACTTTACCAGCCTGTCTTCGGCTGCCCCTCGGGTGGGGGTTGTGGTGAGTAGCTGAGGGCTGAACTGATTGCACTACCAGGGCGCCTGTGGTTGGAGGGGAGGGACAGGCACCGCTGCGGCCTCAgagctccctccctgcctccagccGGCAGCCCAGGAACCACCGGTCAGGAGCTCCTGCTGAGGAGCCTGTGGCTGCAGGAAGGGCAGCAGAGGAACTAGGGGCCAGGAAGCTGGGCCTCACCCTCAGGAGCCCCACGCCTGCCCACAGGCAGGCTGTATTCCCAGCCTTGGCTTGCCTGGAGTTGGTTGCAGAGAGCAGGGGGTCTGTGGCCTCTGCCTTGCTAAGGCCCAGAAACCCCCGAGGTGTAGGTTCTCCCAAACTGTAGGCCTGTGATTTCTGAGCactttggggggaggaggggagtgtgtgtgtatcccCTCCACCTTGCCTCACCATGGCTGAGCGCCGGGACCTCACAACCCCAAACTTCTCTAACGGTGTGTAACAGGTTGTCTTAGAGGCTTGGGGAGCAAACCAGGTTCACAGATTCCCGTCTGAACTGAGCAAGCTCAGGCCCCTCCCTCCTAGTCCTGCTCAACCCCCCACTGGTTGTCCTCCCTTGAGGGTCTAGGAGGTGTTACTGCACCCCAAGGAATGAGCTCAGAGGGGAACTACTTGGGGAGGACCTGCCAGAGCGGGGGCAGCAGGTACCCCTGGCCTTCATCTCCAACTCCCAGTTTCCTCTGGGAGCACAGTCAGGCGGCCAGGCCTGAGGTCCAAGGCCAACAGACGACAGGCAGACGGTGAACCCAGGTCTGGTTTATTAGAAAAGGTGTGAACAGAGGTGCACCAACAGGAGCAgtctctcccccgcccccgcccccccctggacctccccctccccccacccctggctgTAGTGCCTCTTGGGGGCGCAGCCTCTGGCGGCCTGGGCAGTAGGGTCCCCAGACCCCTGGGTGCCCCCCGCCCCAGCTCCCTGATAGATTTATTGCACTTAAGAAAACAAAGCTCTGATCCGCTGCCCccgtcccccacccacccccacccgccctaGCCGGGCTCCACTCCTCGAGTGCCACCACCGCCCGCCCTTCCTCCTGCCTGGCCGTGGAGGCTGTACCACCCCGCCGGCAAGCCTGCCAgaaccagcccccaccccacccccaagggctGGCGGCGGCGGGAAGGCCCTCGGCTGCCTCCTCCTGGTCCTCCTGTCCGTCCCAGCCCAGAGTCTCAGAGGCTGGATTCATAAATAGAAGTGCTTATGTTGGGGGCCTGCCGCTCCTGCCCCGTAGTGTGGCTATGGAGGGGGGTGGTCCCTGGCGCGGCCCCCCTGGCATCCTGGGCCTCAGGAAGGCTGAGGGGAGACGAGCAGGTCCCAGGACTTGGGCTTCAGCTCATTGAAGACCGATCGGAAAAAAGGAACTGGAGAAGGGGGCGAGTGCAATAGGAACAGGTGAGTGGGGTCAAGGGGTTGAAGGGGTCTGGGCCTGGGGTCCCCGAGGCCCCTCCCTCACCTAAAGTGTCACAGTGTCTCCGGCCCGGATTCCTGGCTGGcttccagcagcagctcctccagctccctctCATCCTTGGAGCAGCTCAGTTCTACAGAGACAGGTGGCTCCTGAGGGACCCAGGGGTGACCCTTCTCGGGCCTGCACCCACCCAGCCCCCACTTCAGCTCAGAagctgacccccaccccaccaccaccaccaccaaaccctGCTGCTCACCGTGCTCCAGGCCACAGCTGCCCGCCTTGGCCTCAAGCCCTGGGGGCAGTTCAGAGGGCAGGGCCAAGGCGAACTCGGGCTTGAGGCCATTAGGCAGGGGTGGCCCTGACTGAGGTGGCTCGGGCTGTGGCAGAGGCTCTGCTGCTTCCGGGTCCTGGGTGCTGTAGGCCTCAGCTGGTGGGGAGGCAGGCGGGGAAGGTGGGGACAGCGGGGAAGGTGGGGACAGCGCGGAAGTTGGGGACAGGGCGGGGAGGGCGGGCGGTGCTAGCCTCTCAGGTGGACTCTCCACTCGAGTCACCACGAACACCTTGTGGCCCCGGCCAGGGCTGGACACAGAAATGCGCTGTTccttgggggtggaggggctgcCTGAGGGGGTCCTGTCCCCAGGGTCTGAGGAGTCCGTGGGGGGCACCAGGATGGGGCAGGGGGCGGAGGAGCTCTGGTCACTGTTGGCCTTGTCCTGCTCCTCATCCTCCGAGTCCGAGTCCGGGTCGGGGTTGGGCCCAGGCTCAGGGGCTCCGTTCTCCCGTGCCTCGGTGGCCGGCTCAGGGTCAGGCTGGGGCTCGGTGACAGAGATCTCAGGCATGGAGGCGGACAGCTGCAGccgctgctcctgctcctgctcctgttcCTCCCGCTCGCGCGCCAGCACGAAGTTGCGCTTGCAGCCGGTCTGGACCTCGGCCAGCAGGGCCTTCTGTGTCTCAATGAAGCTCTTCACCTGAGGGCCAGGGGGAGGATGGCCTGGCTAGGGTCTGGCTGCCCCCACGGCGGGCAGGCAGCTCGGGGCGTGCTCCCCACCCGCCTCCCATCGCAGTGGAGCCCGCTCACCGCCTCCTTCTTGGGCTCCCGGTCCAGGTCCAGGCGTAGCAGGGAGTGGTTCACCTTGAGGGCCAAGGACAGCGCCATGAGCCCTCCTGTCTTGATCTCGTTCTCCCGCAGGTCCAGTCTCAGGAGGCGGGGGCTCTCGGCAATGAactccgccaccgccaccgcgccTGGGAGGGGGACCGCAGGGGCTGGCCACGGGCCCCACACCTGGCCAGCCGCCCCAGCCCACCCacgggcgccccgccccgcccctcaccTTCACAGGTGAGCTTGGTGGAGGCCAGGCCCAGGCGCAGCACGCTGCGGTTGCTGATCAGGCCGTTCTTGAGATTGCGCACACCCTCGTTCCCGATGGGGTTGTGGCCCAGGTTCAGCGTCTCCAGGCTCTGAGTGTGTGGCTGGGGGAGAGCCAGGACTATGTTGGGGGATGCCCAGGGGACCTAAAGGCCCAGAAGAACTCGGGGAAGAATCAGAACAAGAGGCAAACACctgggccaggcctggggtgttgtGGGTCCCTGCCCACTTTAGGTGTGGCCACTGTGTGTGCTACACAATCCCAGTTCCCCGGGGCCATGCGCTCAGTCCCGGGTG
The sequence above is drawn from the Tenrec ecaudatus isolate mTenEca1 chromosome 18, mTenEca1.hap1, whole genome shotgun sequence genome and encodes:
- the NKPD1 gene encoding NTPase KAP family P-loop domain-containing protein 1, translating into MQKHYQVHFPKGTLPSRIPAERYFMDPELGQQGAGFAPSAPTPTQGPRPSHPTSFFPGFCHQWCRDPAVPQALRPCYQTPQPQWQLAYHGPRGGCGTGWHWYPQPPIQQQQQRQLQPPPRSPQRQRLYPIHRAPRGLPTAATALTGPASASQPPPAPISSSSGAPATSPGGVPAVASSSPTPPSAAGILLEPSAPTDARPLPAPAACGPFTSYNSDILTEDDVYCSCLAKTLCHVPVPVTVGFYAPFGCRLHMMLDKITSLMQQEAAQRELEELRHVSWQPRSVRGWHFPQLLWYLIFLQPIITEVHLRRKNVQFLFIRFSAWQYAGTDKLWAGLVTTLCEGIRRHYGALPFSVYSVMSNKPGTSPGFCQREWHCRRRVCLGLVALLAALGLGVGLLYLSLGGHALGHAGPSSSVLKVFGGAATTLSGSGLLMAVYSVGKHLFVSQRKKIERLVSREKFGSQLGFMCEVKKEVELLTDYLCFLEIFQRRRLRIVLEVTGLDTCYPERVVGVLNAINTLLSDSRAPFIFILVVDPSILAACLENAGSMKGTADNGYLFLNRTVTLPFSVPIMGRRTKLQFLHDAVQSRDDLLYREMTRKLRRPPGGAQGQGQGAEGAEGTQLLAVGTQASAERAQGRIDAEAARRIQEALLCLHDERDCLYEYVPDNVVSMRRIVNTVPITVRLLQQQQQQGDRGGGPTPRQAVAWVVLANQWPCRLSWVLQCLEDRQQAGGAPEGGARLWDVFCDNSRELHTMTKALQNVLDLDGDPELFERFLDADFPFTVAEAQSLLRCTVNLDHSIRRRMGLIRALSTLKPPTPPSSPAQANPHSTNAAATHGALPSGHPNQASRAPHSAPTHSEDAGHASRRTTNAHPPRDCAKGGKPRPMA
- the PPP1R37 gene encoding protein phosphatase 1 regulatory subunit 37, translated to MELPPQEAPPGPGANGEAEEAPAEARSPSPPSPPADGRLKAAAKRVTFPSDEDIVSGAVEPKDPWRHAQNVTVDEVVGAYKQACQKLNCRQIPKLLRQLQEFSDLGHRIDCLDLKGEKLDYKACEALEEVFKRLQFKVVDLEQTNLDEDGASALFDMIEYYESATHLNISFNKHIGTRGWQAAAHMMRKTSCLQYLDARNTPLLDHSAPFVARALRIRSSLAVLHLENASLSGRPLMLLATALKMNMNLRELYLADNKLNGLQDSAQLGNLLKFNCSLHTLDLRNNHVLDSGLAYICEGLKEQRKGLATLVLWNNQLTHTGMAFLGMTLPHTQSLETLNLGHNPIGNEGVRNLKNGLISNRSVLRLGLASTKLTCEGAVAVAEFIAESPRLLRLDLRENEIKTGGLMALSLALKVNHSLLRLDLDREPKKEAVKSFIETQKALLAEVQTGCKRNFVLAREREEQEQEQEQRLQLSASMPEISVTEPQPDPEPATEARENGAPEPGPNPDPDSDSEDEEQDKANSDQSSSAPCPILVPPTDSSDPGDRTPSGSPSTPKEQRISVSSPGRGHKVFVVTRVESPPERLAPPALPALSPTSALSPPSPLSPPSPPASPPAEAYSTQDPEAAEPLPQPEPPQSGPPLPNGLKPEFALALPSELPPGLEAKAGSCGLEHELSCSKDERELEELLLEASQESGPETL